One Verrucomicrobiota bacterium genomic region harbors:
- a CDS encoding O-acetylhomoserine aminocarboxypropyltransferase/cysteine synthase produces MTDREYGFGTKALHAGQEPDPATGARAVPVYQTSSFVFKSPEHAAALFDLKEPGNIYSRIMNPTWAAFEGRMAALEGGSAALATSSGQAAISLTILSLCKPGQNFVSSASLYGGTYNLFYHTLQNKLGIEVRFVEPTDLAAWRAAIDENTRCLYVESIGNPKNDVADFDALGALAKEHGIPVVVDNTVTTAYLFRPFEHGADIAVYSATKFVGGHGTSIGGCIIESGRFDWGNGKFPEMTEPDPSYHGLKFWETFGGIAFVLKARVQLMRDLGPCMSPFNAFLFLQGLETLHLRMPRHCENALAAARWLEKHPKVSWVNYPGLPSHACHKNAKKYLPKGQGAIIGFGVKGGMEAGKRLIRSVKLLSHLANIGDAKSLVIHPASTTHQQMTEAERLAGGVTDDFIRFSVGIEDVEDIIADLDQALAQV; encoded by the coding sequence ATGACGGATAGAGAGTACGGTTTCGGCACGAAGGCGTTGCATGCGGGGCAGGAGCCTGACCCGGCGACGGGTGCGCGGGCGGTGCCCGTGTACCAGACGTCGTCGTTTGTCTTCAAAAGCCCCGAGCACGCGGCAGCGCTGTTCGACCTCAAAGAGCCCGGCAACATCTACTCGCGGATCATGAATCCGACTTGGGCGGCGTTCGAGGGGCGGATGGCGGCGCTCGAGGGCGGCTCGGCCGCGCTGGCAACGAGCTCAGGCCAGGCGGCGATCTCGCTGACCATTCTGAGCCTCTGCAAGCCGGGGCAGAACTTCGTCAGCTCCGCGTCGCTCTACGGCGGCACCTATAACCTCTTCTACCACACGCTGCAGAACAAGCTGGGGATCGAGGTGCGATTCGTCGAGCCGACGGACCTGGCGGCTTGGCGCGCGGCCATCGACGAGAACACGCGCTGCCTCTATGTCGAGTCGATCGGCAACCCGAAGAACGACGTGGCCGACTTCGACGCGCTCGGCGCGCTGGCCAAGGAGCACGGGATCCCCGTCGTTGTGGACAACACGGTGACGACCGCGTACCTGTTCCGGCCGTTCGAGCACGGGGCGGATATTGCCGTGTACTCGGCGACGAAGTTCGTCGGCGGGCACGGCACGAGCATCGGGGGATGCATCATCGAGAGCGGCCGGTTCGACTGGGGCAACGGGAAGTTCCCGGAGATGACCGAGCCGGACCCGTCGTACCACGGGCTCAAGTTCTGGGAGACCTTCGGCGGTATCGCGTTCGTGCTCAAGGCGCGCGTGCAGCTCATGCGCGACCTCGGGCCGTGCATGAGCCCGTTCAATGCGTTCCTGTTTCTCCAGGGGCTCGAGACGCTCCACCTGCGCATGCCGCGCCATTGTGAGAACGCGCTCGCGGCGGCGCGGTGGCTCGAGAAGCACCCGAAGGTCTCGTGGGTCAACTACCCGGGTCTGCCGAGCCACGCGTGCCATAAGAACGCAAAAAAGTACCTGCCGAAGGGGCAGGGGGCCATCATAGGGTTCGGCGTCAAAGGCGGCATGGAGGCGGGCAAGCGGCTTATCCGGTCGGTGAAGCTGCTAAGCCACCTGGCCAACATCGGCGACGCGAAGAGCCTGGTGATCCATCCGGCCTCGACGACGCACCAGCAGATGACGGAGGCCGAACGGCTTGCCGGCGGCGTGACCGACGATTTCATTCGGTTCAGCGTCGGCATCGAGGATGTCGAGGACATCATCGCCGACCTGGACCA